A genome region from Leptolyngbya sp. CCY15150 includes the following:
- a CDS encoding nucleoside hydrolase, with translation MPPQPISPRPVILDTDPGGDDVVALFWLAALQASKLIELVAVTTVDGNVSAAQTFRNASQVLARLQQATVILGQGQQGSGQTDDASHIHGADGLGGLSQVLEPPGHDRETAPWSEDVIIQQLETRPHEVTVVAIGPLTNLAAAERTRPGILQLAKEIVLMGGAFTCPGNITAQAEFNIHFNPDAAQTVLASRQDVVILPLDVTRTLLFTREQVRSLGQTFHHHPAAGLLVELCECLITTAMAYRETSGQPGFLVHDAAAIAYLCYPHLFTFQRSQVQVETLGQWTLGQTVSDRRLLPQFANSWVAQTVDSEQFFTCLLGDLHRFFTHDPSNSSMLD, from the coding sequence ATGCCCCCTCAGCCTATCTCGCCTCGTCCAGTTATTTTAGATACAGACCCCGGAGGCGATGATGTCGTGGCGCTATTTTGGCTAGCGGCCCTCCAAGCCTCCAAGCTTATAGAGCTTGTGGCTGTGACGACGGTAGATGGCAATGTATCTGCAGCCCAAACCTTCCGCAATGCCAGTCAAGTGCTAGCACGCTTACAGCAAGCAACGGTTATCTTGGGGCAAGGACAGCAGGGCAGTGGGCAGACAGACGATGCATCTCATATCCACGGGGCAGATGGACTAGGCGGTCTATCTCAGGTTCTAGAGCCACCTGGTCATGATCGAGAAACTGCTCCATGGTCTGAAGATGTGATCATTCAGCAGCTCGAAACCCGTCCTCATGAAGTCACCGTTGTGGCAATTGGGCCTCTCACCAATCTAGCGGCAGCAGAACGAACCCGTCCGGGCATCTTGCAACTGGCTAAAGAAATTGTCCTGATGGGGGGTGCCTTTACCTGCCCTGGGAACATTACAGCTCAGGCAGAGTTCAATATCCACTTCAACCCCGATGCAGCCCAAACGGTGTTAGCCAGCCGCCAAGATGTGGTTATCCTTCCCCTGGATGTCACCCGTACCCTCCTGTTCACCCGTGAGCAGGTGCGATCGCTAGGGCAGACGTTCCACCACCATCCAGCAGCAGGCCTGTTGGTGGAACTCTGTGAATGTCTGATCACAACCGCCATGGCCTATCGAGAAACCTCTGGGCAACCAGGTTTTCTGGTGCATGACGCGGCAGCGATCGCCTATCTCTGCTACCCCCACCTGTTTACCTTTCAACGATCCCAGGTGCAGGTTGAAACCCTTGGGCAATGGACGCTTGGGCAAACCGTCAGCGATCGCCGCCTTCTACCCCAGTTTGCTAATAGTTGGGTTGCGCAAACGGTAGATTCAGAACAATTTTTCACATGTCTTCTGGGTGATCTACATCGGTTCTTCACCCATGATCCATCCAACAGCAGTATGTTGGACTGA
- a CDS encoding filamentous hemagglutinin N-terminal domain-containing protein, whose protein sequence is MNQPARVGLGVTLILSVLAGVGMPVHGQIIRDASLGAEPSRVVRDVQIRGAQGDRIEGGAQRGGNLFHSFREFNVGDGQRVYFTSPAGVDTILTRVTGTSRSDLLGTLGVDGTADLFLMNPNGVFFGPNARLDVSGSFVATTADAIQLGNGEFSARSPQVPAQTLRVDPSAFVFNQLNRPRGEIVHQAIAPDPNDLRPVANGLSVPDGRSLILLGGDVILEGGYLRASGGRVELGGLVEPGTVTIRSSQDGRRLRLTYPDAAALGDVTLTDGAIIDVTGAGRGDLSMTAGTLSILSGSNICGGLGASSFCGRDEDQQAVGTSRSRAGNVVLVSTDRMTISGANTGVRNRLNPGATGNTEDIFEAIARLDDTNADDPIDILFGSVLLISGDAVTVSEGAQVSTSTNGQGNGGLLYVLSPNVTVESSGVLDSNVLSNGRGQAGGVFIGSSALQVTGGSSVESGTDGRGPAGRVLIQSGTVEVSNGARLSSAVFQNGVGRAGGIAIETNGLVMTDGGSLNSSTFSRGPAGAIVVVSNGAIVIDNARIDSAVGENAVGQGGQIRILGQDTLILSNGAVINTSTNGVGQAGDIVVATASDLILENGSFILSLANVGAQGNGGEIGIGAGGSFIANSGSGITTLAVEPDAAAGDLFLAVNNLFIVTDRSFINAATGSGDGGNLFLTGTDFLILANASNISTSAGQIQGGGDGGNIELDIQRAIFAIPFNDNNIRAEAFDGDGGNIRIVRPINLQDIAERPDVLTTNDITASSEFGVDGIVNVNELDVDPIRGLNELPTALVNAEDLVTQECPGLGSGQSGQVGAFYVTGRGGIPTTPDTYRGQAAVIVDWAEDDRSPEVNDPSQGDRSSMIPHEPSQIPPREFQGWQRDETGQVWLVAEGASQPATPASVCPSP, encoded by the coding sequence ATGAACCAGCCGGCTAGGGTAGGTTTGGGGGTAACCCTGATACTCAGTGTTTTAGCTGGGGTGGGGATGCCGGTTCACGGGCAAATTATTCGGGATGCGTCCCTAGGGGCAGAACCGTCGCGGGTAGTGCGGGATGTGCAGATTCGTGGCGCGCAGGGCGATCGCATTGAGGGTGGAGCCCAACGGGGCGGCAATTTGTTCCATAGCTTTCGGGAGTTTAATGTGGGGGATGGACAGCGGGTGTATTTCACCAGTCCCGCTGGCGTAGACACCATCCTCACTCGGGTGACTGGCACCAGCCGCTCGGATCTGTTGGGTACCCTGGGGGTGGATGGAACAGCAGATCTGTTCTTGATGAACCCCAATGGGGTATTTTTTGGCCCCAATGCCCGCTTGGATGTATCTGGCTCGTTTGTGGCTACAACGGCGGATGCTATCCAGCTCGGCAACGGTGAGTTTAGCGCTCGTAGCCCGCAGGTGCCTGCCCAGACCCTGCGGGTTGATCCCTCAGCTTTTGTGTTCAATCAACTGAATCGACCTCGGGGTGAAATTGTTCATCAAGCGATCGCCCCTGATCCTAACGATCTCAGACCTGTAGCCAACGGTCTTAGCGTACCTGACGGGCGCAGCCTCATTTTGCTGGGAGGGGATGTGATCCTGGAGGGTGGCTACCTGCGGGCATCGGGGGGACGGGTGGAACTGGGTGGATTGGTAGAACCTGGCACCGTGACCATACGGAGCAGCCAAGATGGGCGTCGCCTGCGGCTCACCTACCCTGATGCTGCCGCTCTCGGTGATGTGACGCTGACGGATGGTGCCATCATTGACGTGACCGGAGCGGGGCGGGGCGATCTATCGATGACGGCTGGTACGTTGAGCATCCTCAGCGGCAGCAATATTTGCGGTGGATTGGGGGCATCGTCCTTTTGCGGTCGAGACGAAGATCAACAAGCTGTGGGAACGTCCCGCAGCCGGGCGGGCAATGTGGTGTTGGTGAGCACAGACAGGATGACGATTAGCGGAGCCAATACGGGGGTGCGTAATCGGCTCAATCCTGGAGCAACCGGCAACACGGAAGACATTTTTGAGGCGATCGCTCGTCTGGACGACACCAATGCCGACGACCCGATTGATATTCTCTTCGGCTCAGTTTTGCTGATTTCTGGGGATGCCGTCACGGTTTCCGAGGGTGCCCAAGTCAGCACCAGCACCAATGGTCAGGGCAATGGCGGCTTGCTGTATGTTCTCTCGCCCAATGTGACGGTGGAAAGTAGCGGCGTTTTGGATAGCAATGTATTGAGCAATGGCAGGGGCCAGGCCGGCGGCGTGTTCATTGGCAGTTCCGCCCTGCAGGTTACCGGAGGATCATCGGTGGAAAGCGGCACGGATGGTCGGGGGCCAGCCGGTCGGGTGCTGATTCAATCGGGGACGGTTGAGGTGAGTAACGGGGCACGCCTCTCCAGCGCAGTCTTCCAAAATGGTGTGGGGCGGGCTGGCGGTATTGCCATTGAAACCAATGGTTTAGTGATGACCGATGGTGGATCGTTGAACAGCAGTACGTTTTCCCGAGGGCCGGCAGGGGCGATCGTGGTGGTCTCCAATGGGGCGATCGTCATCGATAACGCTCGCATTGATAGCGCCGTTGGGGAAAATGCCGTGGGTCAAGGCGGCCAGATTCGTATCCTAGGGCAAGATACGCTGATTTTGTCTAACGGTGCTGTGATTAACACCAGTACCAATGGGGTCGGTCAGGCTGGCGATATTGTTGTGGCAACCGCCAGCGATTTGATTCTGGAAAATGGTAGCTTTATTCTTAGTTTGGCGAACGTAGGAGCCCAAGGGAATGGCGGCGAAATTGGCATTGGGGCAGGGGGTTCCTTCATAGCTAATAGTGGGTCGGGTATTACCACCTTAGCGGTTGAACCAGATGCGGCAGCCGGCGACCTGTTTTTGGCGGTCAACAACTTGTTCATCGTCACCGATCGCTCCTTTATTAATGCAGCAACCGGCTCCGGGGACGGCGGCAATTTGTTCTTGACGGGAACAGACTTTCTGATTTTGGCCAACGCCAGCAATATCTCCACCAGTGCTGGGCAGATCCAGGGAGGTGGAGACGGCGGCAATATTGAGCTGGATATTCAACGGGCGATCTTTGCCATTCCCTTTAATGACAACAACATCCGTGCCGAGGCCTTTGACGGGGATGGTGGCAATATTCGAATCGTGCGGCCGATTAATCTTCAGGATATTGCTGAACGACCGGATGTGCTGACAACCAATGACATCACGGCTAGCTCAGAATTTGGCGTGGATGGCATTGTAAATGTTAATGAACTAGATGTGGATCCGATTCGCGGCTTAAATGAATTGCCGACCGCGTTGGTAAATGCGGAAGATTTGGTCACCCAAGAATGCCCAGGGTTAGGGTCGGGGCAGTCGGGGCAGGTCGGGGCGTTCTACGTCACTGGGCGTGGCGGCATTCCCACTACACCGGATACCTATCGAGGGCAGGCAGCGGTGATCGTCGATTGGGCAGAGGACGATCGCTCTCCCGAGGTTAACGATCCATCCCAGGGCGATCGCTCCTCCATGATCCCCCATGAGCCATCTCAAATACCCCCCAGGGAGTTTCAAGGATGGCAGCGGGATGAAACGGGTCAGGTTTGGCTAGTAGCGGAGGGAGCATCCCAGCCAGCCACGCCAGCTTCAGTCTGTCCATCACCCTAG
- a CDS encoding helix-turn-helix transcriptional regulator, with translation MTAESHASSTTVQASPRDASEGDRSLDVGSRTDVEVVVPTTIHASTGSTGSPVGDKGYRWAKLVSDLLTPDYLETLTGTLRDYSSLPDTVTLQLFQYLVSVYQHRLAQDIETYGIDAIDTSLPHLKLATGRRKGPQRLELVLDEDKTKAYLKNSLAEFFNHAGFKEEFARAIGANLVIWALEDIEASISPDTLQQISLSSLKERCSAYLLDPSSPVLQEKISFFGQIYCQDITQKIIDGFNLPNCTLQDIEKILGLKQRPPAETETNLTLDPIAVVPTCIPIASSIRAQLRPDLWQRSDDELAVFHYRSRVNPANYIEHYITNPGDIAMLPWEAAEQIINKFGFDTVKLQLIFAAQTMDQGEPWKSTFTLRASDIIQLLGWDKNHNTNMPEKRNAVASTAYALSCLLVRSVWVEGRGRRQIDASTPIGRMWDVLIDPHGQIDWVTGKIEKPEEVYITISPGLWTKHFLNRAGSKAKEALHQFGYLAKDILKIDPYHNEMALRLAIQLTLDARIRARNQNPYDYRVISLLEEVLPKLELDRALNNKYKARDLKKRWNKALNLLMSLGWRIEFDPETYPDWLQPGSKDAKPQDWRKIKVIERLLQAKLTIKPPHPIPDLLDKIKDPKRPKAITPAAIVESLTGDIMKSARQNQGWSRKEIGGFLGVSADYIGKLERGDRFITPELETKLRKLLHL, from the coding sequence ATGACCGCAGAATCCCATGCATCTTCTACAACTGTTCAGGCCTCTCCTAGGGATGCCTCAGAAGGCGATCGCTCCCTAGACGTAGGTTCTAGAACAGATGTGGAGGTGGTTGTACCAACCACGATTCATGCCTCAACTGGTTCTACAGGCTCTCCCGTCGGCGACAAAGGATATCGCTGGGCTAAGCTAGTCTCCGACCTGCTCACGCCAGACTATCTTGAAACCCTAACAGGCACCTTACGGGACTATTCATCGTTGCCGGATACCGTCACCCTGCAACTGTTTCAGTATTTGGTGAGTGTCTATCAACATCGCCTTGCCCAAGATATTGAAACCTACGGTATCGACGCGATCGATACGAGCCTGCCTCATCTGAAATTGGCTACAGGACGCCGCAAGGGGCCCCAGCGATTGGAGCTGGTACTCGATGAAGACAAGACGAAGGCCTACCTCAAAAATTCCCTGGCAGAATTTTTCAATCATGCTGGCTTCAAAGAAGAGTTTGCCAGAGCCATTGGGGCCAATCTGGTCATCTGGGCCCTAGAGGATATTGAAGCTAGCATCAGTCCTGATACCCTGCAGCAAATCTCCTTATCCTCGCTGAAAGAACGCTGTAGCGCCTATTTGCTAGATCCTAGCTCACCCGTCCTGCAAGAAAAAATCAGCTTTTTTGGTCAAATTTATTGCCAGGATATTACTCAAAAAATTATCGATGGCTTCAATCTGCCCAACTGTACATTACAAGATATTGAGAAAATCCTGGGTCTCAAGCAGCGGCCACCAGCAGAGACAGAAACCAACCTCACCCTAGACCCAATTGCAGTGGTTCCCACCTGCATTCCCATTGCCAGCAGCATTCGGGCCCAGCTTCGTCCTGATTTATGGCAGCGGAGTGATGATGAACTGGCTGTTTTCCACTACCGCAGTCGGGTGAATCCGGCTAATTATATTGAGCATTACATCACCAACCCTGGGGATATTGCCATGCTGCCCTGGGAAGCCGCCGAGCAAATTATCAACAAATTTGGGTTTGATACCGTCAAGCTCCAGCTTATTTTCGCGGCTCAGACGATGGATCAAGGAGAGCCGTGGAAAAGTACGTTTACCCTGCGGGCCAGCGACATTATTCAGCTTCTCGGCTGGGACAAGAACCACAACACCAATATGCCCGAGAAGCGCAATGCGGTGGCGAGTACCGCCTACGCTCTATCCTGCCTACTAGTGCGATCGGTGTGGGTGGAGGGGCGGGGTCGCCGCCAGATTGATGCCAGCACTCCCATTGGGCGCATGTGGGACGTGTTGATTGACCCCCACGGGCAAATTGACTGGGTGACGGGCAAAATTGAGAAGCCTGAGGAAGTTTATATCACCATCAGTCCAGGTCTATGGACGAAGCATTTCCTCAACCGGGCGGGCAGCAAAGCCAAGGAAGCGCTACACCAGTTTGGCTATCTTGCCAAAGATATCCTAAAAATTGACCCCTACCATAATGAAATGGCGCTACGGCTGGCCATTCAGCTTACCCTCGATGCTCGAATTCGCGCCCGCAACCAAAATCCCTACGATTACCGCGTGATTAGCCTGCTAGAAGAGGTGTTGCCTAAGCTAGAGCTGGATCGAGCCTTGAACAACAAGTATAAAGCTCGTGACCTGAAGAAACGCTGGAATAAGGCGCTCAACCTTTTGATGAGCCTAGGCTGGCGGATTGAGTTTGATCCAGAAACCTATCCCGACTGGCTGCAGCCTGGCAGTAAAGATGCGAAACCTCAAGACTGGCGCAAGATTAAGGTGATTGAGCGCTTGCTGCAGGCCAAGCTGACGATCAAACCGCCTCACCCCATTCCCGATTTACTAGACAAAATTAAGGATCCCAAGCGCCCGAAAGCCATTACGCCGGCTGCGATTGTGGAATCCCTCACCGGCGACATCATGAAATCTGCACGGCAAAATCAAGGCTGGAGCCGTAAGGAAATCGGTGGCTTTTTGGGGGTGAGTGCCGACTATATCGGTAAGCTAGAACGGGGCGATCGCTTCATTACTCCCGAACTAGAAACCAAGCTGAGAAAATTGCTACACCTCTAG
- a CDS encoding CHAT domain-containing protein, translating into MARTWAVFFHQRQSALGKRQGRRSLRLRSSLAIALGCLVALSIILPTQIERGMASPPSISQGVSADDLVQQGQQFYDAGRYQDAADRLQQAAQVYAQQGAERQQAIALSNLALTWQHLGNLEAATRAIDTSLSLLRAADGANPSRSYAQALSIYGRIQLAQGLLNEAYDSWGQAADLYGTLEDPAGVTQSRINQAQALKDLGFYRRAVDLLQDQVDALNAQPASLTTAIALRSLGETLQLLGQFAPAIQTLEASLAIATQIGDPDAIAAANLSLGHTLRAQAARQRQLQEAGTPGAGNATDTLMQAQRAYTAAIAADPSFPHQIQIRSSQLSLLVDQQNWLAAQTLWLQLQPDLAQLPPTRASLDQQVEVAKTLIRLRQGQDPSSSPTVLEIANLLTQAHQQAQQIGDQRSQSYALGTLGELYEQNQQWRDAQTLTQDALALSRRLEAPEVSYRWQWQLGRLLKQQQDREGAIAAYDQAIATLKTLRSDVVSINNPEAWLSFRDTIEPVHREFVDLLLAPDRTPSSAELDRARETVEALQLAELDNFFKAACLDADAVNIETIDPRAAVIYPILLSDRLELILNLPDQPPIRHSVPVPAETVAATARELRPLLFRDLSGIGIRLRPLTAQLYDWLIRPLAADLATSDLDTLVFVLDGSLRNIPMAVLFDGTDYLIQDYNIALAPGLQLVDPAPERSPDYSILLAGVSEVPEDSPFFGLLNNLPNVEEELNAIRSQISGQVLLNEAFTTRSLQTTVNVASTPIVHLATHGQFSSDLDNTYVLAWDNTINVLQLRDLLEVTDVRRRVPIELLVFSACDTAQGDDRAALGLAGVAVQAGARSTIGSLWKVDDASTSVFMQQFYQALTQDNLSKAAALRQAQLALLDSEAYQAPYYWAPFILVGNWL; encoded by the coding sequence ATGGCAAGAACATGGGCTGTATTTTTCCATCAACGTCAGTCTGCGCTAGGCAAGCGGCAGGGCCGGCGATCGCTACGGCTGCGGTCTAGTCTGGCGATCGCCCTCGGTTGCCTAGTAGCGTTGAGCATTATCCTGCCAACTCAGATAGAGCGGGGCATGGCCAGTCCCCCATCGATCAGTCAAGGCGTGAGTGCTGATGATCTCGTCCAGCAAGGTCAGCAGTTCTATGATGCTGGCCGCTATCAAGATGCGGCTGACCGCTTGCAGCAGGCGGCCCAAGTCTATGCTCAGCAGGGAGCCGAACGACAGCAGGCGATCGCCCTCAGTAACCTGGCCCTCACCTGGCAGCATCTAGGAAACTTAGAGGCTGCGACCCGTGCCATCGACACCAGTTTATCCCTGCTGCGTGCGGCTGACGGCGCAAATCCATCCCGTTCCTATGCCCAAGCCCTATCGATCTACGGTCGTATTCAGCTAGCTCAGGGGCTGCTGAACGAGGCCTACGATAGTTGGGGACAAGCTGCCGATCTCTATGGAACCTTAGAGGATCCGGCAGGGGTGACCCAAAGCCGCATCAACCAAGCCCAGGCCCTAAAAGACCTAGGCTTTTATCGGCGGGCCGTTGACCTGCTCCAGGATCAGGTTGATGCCCTCAACGCCCAACCGGCTAGCTTGACCACGGCGATCGCCTTGCGTAGCTTGGGGGAAACTCTCCAGCTTTTAGGACAGTTTGCGCCAGCTATTCAGACCCTGGAGGCTAGTCTCGCCATCGCTACCCAGATTGGCGATCCCGATGCGATCGCCGCTGCAAACCTGAGTCTGGGCCATACCCTGCGCGCCCAAGCCGCCCGCCAACGCCAGCTCCAAGAAGCCGGTACGCCGGGAGCCGGTAATGCCACCGATACCCTCATGCAAGCCCAACGCGCCTACACCGCAGCGATCGCCGCTGATCCCTCGTTCCCACACCAAATCCAAATTCGTAGCAGTCAGCTCAGTCTATTGGTGGATCAACAGAACTGGTTGGCCGCCCAAACCCTTTGGCTCCAGCTTCAGCCTGACCTTGCCCAACTGCCCCCCACCCGCGCCAGCCTGGATCAGCAGGTGGAGGTGGCTAAAACCTTGATCCGTCTGCGTCAGGGACAGGATCCATCCAGCAGCCCGACGGTATTAGAGATTGCCAATCTGCTGACCCAAGCCCATCAACAGGCCCAGCAGATTGGCGACCAGCGCTCCCAATCCTATGCCCTAGGCACCCTTGGGGAACTTTATGAGCAAAACCAGCAGTGGCGGGATGCCCAAACCTTGACCCAAGATGCCCTAGCCCTTTCCCGTCGCCTAGAGGCTCCGGAGGTGTCCTATCGCTGGCAGTGGCAACTGGGAAGGCTGTTGAAGCAGCAACAGGATCGTGAGGGAGCGATCGCCGCCTATGATCAAGCGATCGCCACCCTGAAAACCCTGCGGTCGGATGTCGTTTCCATTAATAATCCCGAAGCCTGGCTCTCCTTTCGCGACACCATCGAACCTGTCCACCGGGAATTCGTAGACCTGCTGCTAGCCCCCGATCGCACCCCCAGTTCCGCAGAGCTTGACCGGGCCCGAGAAACGGTCGAAGCGCTTCAGCTTGCGGAGTTGGATAACTTCTTCAAGGCAGCCTGTCTAGATGCCGATGCCGTTAATATCGAAACCATCGATCCTCGGGCTGCAGTCATCTATCCTATTCTCCTCAGCGATCGCTTGGAGCTGATCCTTAACCTACCCGATCAGCCCCCGATCCGCCATAGCGTTCCCGTCCCTGCCGAAACTGTTGCCGCCACCGCCCGCGAGCTTCGTCCCCTGCTGTTTCGGGATCTATCAGGCATAGGCATCCGCTTGCGTCCTCTGACAGCACAACTCTATGACTGGCTGATTCGTCCCTTAGCGGCTGATCTTGCCACCAGCGACTTAGATACCCTAGTCTTTGTTCTGGATGGCTCTCTGCGTAATATTCCCATGGCAGTATTATTTGATGGTACGGACTATCTTATTCAAGACTATAACATTGCCCTAGCTCCTGGCTTACAGTTAGTTGATCCTGCACCCGAGCGATCGCCTGACTATAGCATCCTCCTAGCGGGCGTCAGCGAAGTGCCTGAAGACTCTCCCTTCTTTGGACTCTTGAACAACTTACCTAACGTTGAAGAAGAGCTCAACGCTATCCGCTCCCAGATTTCCGGACAAGTATTGCTGAACGAGGCATTTACGACTCGTAGTCTACAAACTACTGTGAATGTTGCTTCTACACCAATTGTTCACTTGGCAACCCACGGTCAGTTTAGCTCCGATCTAGATAATACCTATGTCTTAGCTTGGGACAATACCATTAACGTACTACAGCTACGGGATCTCCTAGAAGTCACCGATGTGCGCCGCCGGGTACCCATTGAACTTCTGGTCTTTAGCGCCTGTGACACAGCCCAAGGTGATGATCGCGCTGCCCTTGGCTTGGCTGGCGTTGCAGTGCAGGCTGGAGCCCGCAGCACCATCGGCAGTCTTTGGAAAGTGGATGATGCTTCCACATCTGTCTTCATGCAGCAGTTTTACCAAGCCTTGACCCAAGATAATTTATCCAAGGCGGCTGCCCTTCGCCAAGCCCAACTTGCCCTACTAGATAGTGAAGCCTATCAAGCTCCCTACTACTGGGCTCCTTTTATCCTTGTTGGCAACTGGCTTTAG
- a CDS encoding ShlB/FhaC/HecB family hemolysin secretion/activation protein, whose translation MDRLNLGNLDGIDAPQLLEPFSRQRPTEPSLLVVPDPAILVPIELVPDSASDRAPVRESKDQDDPVVQRNAPDTSPQTIPLDLHTPDRPEARGSVFLDAPVSQVLPAPLFNDPLFDDPLFDDDVPPPLPPPDELLRPVEPDAIEDPGLDSLDRIVVERFEFVGNTAFSDAELEEVTQPYTNRPITLDELYEARSAVTQLYLDAGYVTSGAFIPPQPIQAGVVQMELVEGRLEGIEVRNNQRLSDRYFSRRIALGADIPLNVNDLLERLQLLQLDPRIQTLTAELSAGPELGTSLLILDVLEADTFNIIGTLDNRRSPSVGEFRQRLEISELNVSGAGETLNLSYARTSGSDALEGRFRVFLNPQGGTLEFSTGVGMAEVIERPFNQLQVESESNFVDLTYRQPLFQTLNEELAVGITASRQQTRSILDLPADLGGPFPLTVGGADENGYTRVVALRLFQEWLQRSSQDVFAVRSQFSLGLDALDATVNQDRPDSRFLAWRGQGQWLHLFADDALLLVRSDVQLSTDSLLSLEQFGIGGQDTVRGYRRDLLLTDNGALLSAEVRLPVWRQPRVNGLLQVAPFLDMGMGWNVNDPDPDPRTLVGGGIGLLWQQNHLNARLDWGIPFVSIEADRNTWQEHGLYFSINVSLR comes from the coding sequence GTGGATAGACTCAATCTAGGGAACTTAGATGGAATCGATGCACCCCAGTTGCTTGAGCCCTTCTCCCGCCAGCGTCCCACTGAGCCGTCGCTGCTCGTCGTTCCTGACCCGGCTATCCTAGTTCCCATTGAGCTTGTTCCAGACTCTGCTAGCGATCGCGCCCCCGTCCGTGAGTCTAAGGATCAGGACGATCCGGTGGTTCAGAGGAATGCTCCCGATACATCGCCCCAGACTATCCCCTTAGATCTACATACTCCAGATCGTCCAGAGGCACGTGGTTCTGTTTTCCTAGACGCCCCAGTGAGCCAAGTGCTGCCAGCACCGCTGTTTAATGATCCGCTGTTTGATGACCCGCTGTTTGATGATGACGTACCGCCGCCCCTGCCGCCGCCGGACGAGTTGCTGCGTCCCGTTGAACCAGACGCCATTGAGGATCCTGGTTTAGATAGCTTGGATCGCATTGTGGTAGAGCGATTTGAGTTTGTGGGCAATACGGCCTTTAGTGACGCTGAGCTAGAGGAGGTTACTCAACCCTATACCAACCGACCGATTACCCTCGATGAACTGTACGAAGCGCGATCGGCGGTGACTCAGCTTTACCTGGATGCGGGCTACGTAACATCCGGGGCCTTCATTCCTCCCCAACCGATCCAAGCCGGGGTGGTGCAAATGGAACTGGTGGAAGGACGGCTAGAGGGCATTGAAGTACGCAATAACCAACGCTTGAGCGATCGCTACTTTAGCCGTCGTATTGCCCTAGGGGCTGATATCCCCTTGAATGTGAATGATTTGTTAGAGCGGCTGCAACTGTTACAGCTTGATCCGCGTATTCAGACGCTCACCGCCGAGCTATCGGCTGGCCCGGAGTTGGGTACGAGTTTATTGATCCTTGATGTGCTGGAAGCCGATACGTTTAATATAATCGGCACCTTAGATAATCGGCGATCGCCCAGCGTGGGTGAATTTCGGCAGCGGCTGGAGATCAGCGAACTCAATGTGAGCGGGGCAGGTGAAACCCTTAACCTTAGCTACGCTCGCACCTCGGGCAGTGATGCTCTGGAAGGGCGGTTTCGTGTGTTTCTGAATCCCCAGGGTGGCACCTTAGAATTCAGCACGGGGGTGGGTATGGCGGAGGTGATTGAGCGGCCGTTTAACCAGCTTCAGGTGGAGTCCGAGTCGAATTTCGTAGACCTGACCTATCGCCAGCCGCTGTTTCAAACCCTGAATGAAGAGCTGGCCGTGGGCATCACCGCCAGCCGCCAACAAACCCGCAGCATTCTGGATCTACCGGCAGACCTCGGTGGGCCGTTTCCGCTGACGGTGGGGGGTGCCGATGAAAATGGCTACACCCGCGTGGTGGCGCTGCGCTTGTTTCAGGAATGGCTGCAGCGCAGTTCCCAGGATGTGTTTGCGGTGCGATCGCAATTTAGCCTAGGTCTAGACGCCTTAGACGCTACGGTGAACCAAGATCGCCCCGACAGCCGCTTTTTGGCCTGGCGTGGTCAGGGTCAGTGGCTGCATTTATTTGCTGACGATGCCTTGCTGCTGGTGCGTAGTGATGTCCAGCTTTCCACCGACTCGCTGCTGTCCCTAGAGCAGTTTGGCATCGGTGGTCAGGATACGGTGCGCGGTTATCGCCGGGATCTGTTGCTCACGGATAATGGTGCCTTGCTGTCGGCAGAAGTGCGGCTACCGGTGTGGCGGCAGCCAAGGGTCAACGGCTTGCTCCAAGTCGCGCCCTTTTTGGATATGGGTATGGGCTGGAATGTCAATGACCCCGACCCCGATCCACGCACCCTTGTGGGCGGCGGCATCGGTCTACTTTGGCAGCAAAACCATCTCAACGCTCGCTTGGACTGGGGTATTCCATTTGTATCAATAGAGGCGGATCGCAACACATGGCAAGAACATGGGCTGTATTTTTCCATCAACGTCAGTCTGCGCTAG